In Streptomyces sp. NBC_00878, a single window of DNA contains:
- a CDS encoding GntR family transcriptional regulator: MDTAPLPDADSPAGKGKALVDDTAAAIRARILSGEIPIGAQLRQVELAEMLGVSRTPVREALRQLQAGGLIEVLPNRGAVVRVPAPWEVREAYEIRAELEGLACVRAVHAVTPDVLRELREANETVRAVSRGVRDVSGGPAPGEGSPPATSPNASPSTSANDCFHTLIHTVAGNRRLARAIKDVNEAFPRNVSALVLQDNPRHREDNIREHERIVEALAAEDAERARSEMKAHVISAGEQLARWYEQRSATVFRG, translated from the coding sequence ATGGACACCGCCCCGCTCCCCGACGCGGACTCGCCCGCAGGAAAGGGCAAGGCGCTCGTCGACGACACCGCGGCCGCGATCCGCGCGCGGATCCTCTCCGGTGAGATCCCCATCGGGGCGCAACTGCGCCAGGTCGAGCTCGCGGAGATGCTCGGCGTGAGCCGCACCCCCGTACGGGAGGCGCTGCGGCAGCTCCAGGCGGGCGGCCTCATCGAGGTGCTGCCCAACCGCGGCGCCGTGGTCCGCGTCCCCGCCCCCTGGGAGGTCCGCGAGGCCTACGAGATCCGCGCCGAGCTCGAAGGGCTCGCCTGCGTCCGGGCGGTCCACGCGGTCACCCCGGACGTACTGCGGGAACTGCGCGAGGCCAACGAGACGGTACGCGCGGTCAGCCGGGGGGTACGCGACGTCAGCGGCGGTCCGGCGCCCGGCGAGGGTTCCCCGCCCGCCACCTCCCCGAACGCCTCGCCCTCCACCTCCGCCAACGACTGCTTCCACACCCTGATCCACACCGTCGCCGGCAACAGGCGTCTCGCCCGCGCCATCAAGGACGTCAACGAGGCGTTCCCGCGTAACGTCTCCGCGCTCGTCCTCCAGGACAACCCCCGCCATCGCGAGGACAACATCCGCGAACACGAGCGGATCGTCGAGGCTCTCGCCGCGGAGGACGCGGAGCGGGCACGCAGTGAGATGAAGGCCCATGTGATCAGTGCGGGCGAGCAGTTGGCCCGCTGGTACGAACAGCGGTCGGCCACCGTCTTCCGCGGCTGA
- a CDS encoding ABC transporter ATP-binding protein has protein sequence MSGPAAAVQGQASRPVVLDVRGLRVGFDVPSGRLPAVAGVDLTLHQGEILALVGESGSGKSALSMSLVGLNRGPRTHISGEVAFGGRNLAEASERELRSVRGKDIAVVFQDALAALNPLHRVGAQVTEMMRAHNRMPYATAMDRAVDLLGEVGIANPRANARALPHQLSGGMRQRVMIAMGLANDPAVLIADEPTTALDVTIQAQVLSVLQQAAADHGTAVLLITHDLGVVAEVADRVAVMYTGRIVEQGARDEVLFNPQHPYTIGLLGSVPPIDGPVADRLPAIPGSPLTGVDRPSGCAFAARCAFAHDACAQQPELLHRHGGPGHLDACVLTGSVRQAARDASSDPDRDPDPDRDPDSDPDSDPQPVRTERDPVERHPVRNEKGRP, from the coding sequence GTGAGCGGGCCCGCGGCCGCCGTGCAGGGGCAGGCGAGCCGGCCCGTGGTCCTGGACGTCCGCGGGCTGCGGGTCGGGTTCGACGTCCCCTCGGGCCGGCTTCCGGCCGTCGCCGGCGTGGACCTGACCCTGCACCAGGGCGAGATCCTCGCGCTGGTCGGCGAGTCCGGCTCGGGCAAGTCCGCGCTGTCCATGAGTCTGGTCGGCCTCAACCGGGGCCCGCGCACGCACATCAGCGGCGAGGTGGCCTTCGGCGGCCGCAACCTCGCCGAGGCGTCCGAGCGCGAACTGCGTTCGGTACGGGGCAAGGACATCGCCGTCGTCTTCCAGGACGCCCTGGCCGCACTCAACCCGCTGCACCGGGTCGGCGCCCAGGTCACCGAGATGATGCGCGCTCACAACCGGATGCCGTACGCGACGGCCATGGACCGGGCCGTGGACCTGCTCGGCGAGGTCGGCATCGCCAACCCCCGTGCCAACGCCCGCGCCCTGCCCCACCAGTTGTCGGGCGGCATGCGCCAACGTGTGATGATCGCCATGGGCCTGGCCAACGACCCTGCCGTCCTGATCGCCGACGAACCCACCACGGCACTGGACGTGACCATTCAGGCACAGGTCCTCTCCGTGCTCCAGCAGGCCGCCGCCGACCACGGCACCGCCGTCCTCCTGATCACCCACGACCTGGGAGTCGTCGCCGAGGTCGCCGACCGCGTCGCCGTGATGTACACCGGCCGCATCGTCGAGCAGGGCGCGCGCGACGAGGTGCTGTTCAATCCCCAACACCCCTACACCATCGGCCTGTTGGGCTCCGTGCCGCCGATCGACGGACCGGTCGCCGACCGGCTGCCCGCCATCCCCGGCAGCCCGCTGACCGGTGTGGACCGCCCCAGCGGATGCGCGTTCGCCGCCCGCTGCGCCTTCGCGCACGACGCGTGCGCACAGCAGCCCGAACTGCTCCATCGCCACGGCGGACCCGGCCACCTCGACGCCTGCGTCCTGACCGGATCCGTACGCCAGGCGGCGCGCGATGCCAGTTCGGACCCGGACCGGGACCCGGACCCGGACCGGGACCCGGACTCGGACCCGGACTCGGACCCGCAGCCGGTGCGGACGGAACGGGATCCGGTGGAACGGCATCCGGTACGCAACGAGAAGGGGCGCCCATGA
- a CDS encoding ABC transporter ATP-binding protein, translated as MTSPPATSATAASGPTPPISPAPPGTPLIRAEKLRVEYRGRSGGRVRALRDVDLEIREGETLGLVGESGCGKSTLGRALLRVIEPASGTIDFLGLNITRLRGTRLRRTRADLQMVFQDPFGSLNPRRRIADIVAEPLLRARGASRAEAGPVVAELLDRVGLGAEAGPRKPHEFSGGQRQRIGIARALASSPRFVVADEPVSALDVSIQAQILNLLSDMVRERGLTMLFISHDLGVVRHIADRVAVMYLGQIIEVASRDDFFSGPAHPYSEALLSSVPSLRPGGRRERRVLEGELPDPANPPEGCLFQTRCPFAEAECRTRMPELRTIAPGRTVRCHLPRVPGSTEKG; from the coding sequence ATGACCTCGCCACCGGCCACATCCGCCACCGCGGCCTCCGGCCCGACGCCTCCGATATCCCCGGCGCCGCCCGGGACGCCGCTCATCCGGGCCGAGAAGCTGCGCGTCGAGTACCGCGGACGCTCGGGCGGCAGAGTAAGGGCCCTGCGCGACGTAGACCTGGAGATCCGCGAAGGCGAGACGCTGGGCCTGGTCGGTGAGTCGGGATGCGGGAAGTCCACTCTGGGCCGGGCCCTGCTGCGGGTGATCGAGCCGGCGTCCGGCACCATCGACTTCCTGGGCCTGAACATCACCCGGCTCAGGGGCACCCGGCTGCGCCGCACCCGCGCCGACCTCCAGATGGTGTTCCAGGACCCGTTCGGCTCGCTCAACCCCCGGCGCAGGATCGCCGACATCGTCGCCGAACCGCTGCTGCGGGCGCGCGGCGCGAGCCGGGCCGAAGCCGGGCCGGTCGTGGCCGAGTTGCTGGACCGGGTGGGCCTCGGCGCCGAGGCGGGCCCGCGCAAGCCGCACGAGTTCTCCGGCGGCCAGCGCCAGCGCATCGGCATCGCCCGGGCACTGGCCTCCTCGCCCAGGTTCGTCGTGGCGGACGAGCCGGTCTCCGCACTGGACGTCTCCATCCAGGCGCAGATACTGAACCTGCTCTCCGACATGGTCCGCGAGCGCGGCCTGACCATGCTGTTCATCTCCCACGACCTGGGCGTCGTACGGCACATCGCCGACCGCGTGGCCGTCATGTACCTGGGGCAGATCATCGAGGTCGCGTCCCGGGACGACTTCTTCTCCGGCCCCGCCCACCCCTACTCCGAAGCGCTGCTGTCCTCGGTTCCGTCCCTGCGCCCCGGCGGGCGGCGCGAACGACGGGTCCTGGAGGGCGAGTTGCCCGATCCCGCGAATCCGCCGGAGGGCTGTCTGTTCCAGACCCGCTGCCCCTTCGCCGAGGCCGAGTGCCGTACCCGCATGCCGGAACTGCGGACCATCGCACCCGGCCGTACCGTGCGCTGCCACCTGCCCCGGGTGCCCGGCTCCACCGAGAAAGGCTGA
- a CDS encoding ABC transporter substrate-binding protein produces the protein MPDQSQGTPALRPAEPQVSRRTMLRGAGLLGVGVGFGLTPLLAACGVADDGSEKSGGGSGKGGTLTLAIDSTSAVNDPAFYTTLGDWMAVDCICRGLTFISFESNEPTPDLAKSWKISDDQLTYTFTLRDGVKFHDGTTLSSADVLATLNRQFDPENKTLPKGASRPLASLGNNVASLTAEDDLTVKLVLKAPDRTVLAQLSDIGGRVISKAALDKYGSDIGKHLVGTGPFKLASATSGQAITLEAFDDFRLGRPPIDRLVLRQVQDPSAIVSSLLSGDVSATQFTPYSAVEQLKSDPAVTVHDTKEGFDAILMIDARRVPELTVRKAINLAIDRKAIVQQAFFGVGSEPDGYAIPPAQNGYDTGLADLSTKNLVQAKKLLKEAGAVGRELGLMAASDSWHPKAAQIVKQNLEDVGFKVKTTSVDPASYFSRLSDGKDDYHDLMIWERNSYVPDPNNMVGSMANPAGLYGSTITGLDTLDGVDSMAEDLLEAKNLPVGKKRTAAYSKIQRRWAEEYMVIAMLACSTNLVVSGAGVKGINTAALGNHRCFMEKASV, from the coding sequence ATGCCGGATCAGTCGCAGGGAACACCCGCACTACGCCCGGCCGAACCGCAGGTTTCCCGCCGGACCATGCTGCGCGGCGCCGGCCTCCTCGGCGTCGGAGTGGGCTTCGGACTGACCCCGCTGCTCGCCGCCTGCGGTGTGGCCGACGACGGGTCCGAGAAGTCCGGTGGCGGATCCGGCAAGGGCGGCACCCTCACCCTCGCGATCGACTCCACCAGCGCGGTCAACGACCCCGCCTTCTACACGACGCTGGGCGACTGGATGGCGGTGGACTGTATCTGCCGCGGCCTGACCTTCATCTCCTTCGAGTCCAACGAACCCACGCCGGACCTGGCCAAGAGCTGGAAGATCTCCGACGACCAGCTGACGTACACCTTCACCCTCCGCGACGGCGTGAAATTCCACGACGGTACGACGCTGTCCTCCGCCGATGTCCTGGCCACCCTGAACCGGCAGTTCGACCCGGAGAACAAGACTCTGCCGAAGGGCGCCTCCAGACCGCTCGCCTCCCTCGGCAACAACGTCGCCTCGCTGACCGCCGAGGACGACCTCACGGTCAAACTGGTGCTCAAGGCGCCCGACCGGACCGTGCTGGCCCAGCTCTCCGACATCGGCGGCCGCGTCATCTCCAAGGCCGCCCTCGACAAGTACGGGTCCGACATAGGCAAGCACCTCGTCGGCACCGGCCCGTTCAAGCTCGCCTCGGCCACTTCCGGCCAGGCCATCACGCTTGAGGCGTTCGACGACTTCCGGCTCGGCCGGCCGCCGATCGACCGTCTGGTCCTGCGCCAGGTGCAGGACCCCTCGGCGATCGTCAGCTCGCTGCTCAGCGGGGACGTGTCCGCCACCCAGTTCACCCCCTACTCGGCCGTCGAACAGCTGAAGTCCGACCCCGCGGTCACCGTCCACGACACCAAGGAGGGCTTCGACGCGATCCTGATGATCGACGCCCGGCGCGTTCCCGAGCTGACGGTGCGCAAGGCCATCAACCTGGCCATCGACCGCAAGGCGATCGTCCAGCAGGCGTTCTTCGGCGTCGGCAGCGAGCCCGACGGCTATGCGATCCCGCCCGCCCAGAACGGCTACGACACCGGCCTCGCCGACCTGAGCACGAAGAACCTCGTACAGGCGAAGAAGCTCCTGAAGGAGGCTGGAGCGGTGGGCCGCGAGCTGGGGTTGATGGCGGCCAGCGACTCCTGGCACCCCAAGGCCGCGCAGATCGTCAAGCAGAACCTGGAGGACGTCGGCTTCAAGGTGAAGACCACCTCCGTCGACCCCGCCTCGTACTTCAGCCGGCTCAGCGACGGCAAGGACGACTACCACGACCTGATGATCTGGGAACGCAACTCCTACGTCCCCGACCCCAACAACATGGTCGGTTCCATGGCCAACCCCGCCGGTCTCTACGGCAGCACCATCACCGGCCTGGACACGCTGGACGGCGTCGACTCCATGGCCGAGGACCTGCTGGAGGCGAAGAACCTGCCGGTCGGCAAGAAGCGCACCGCCGCCTACTCCAAGATCCAGCGGCGCTGGGCGGAGGAGTACATGGTGATCGCCATGCTGGCCTGCTCCACCAACCTGGTGGTCAGCGGAGCCGGGGTGAAGGGCATCAACACCGCCGCACTCGGCAACCACCGCTGTTTCATGGAGAAAGCCAGTGTCTGA
- a CDS encoding cytidine deaminase, which yields MSAAPSGTAPTTAIARVAVPASMSDDDAELLTLAQELLARVWRDGRHEVASAVRTADGAVHTGVHLEGSCRRSSICAEGVALGAARGAYPGERPLEVTSVVSVQIKPAGRFRVIAPCGVCRELISDYSPDATVWITTVEENEVVPVRALDLLPDKSRRAW from the coding sequence ATGAGCGCCGCGCCTTCCGGCACGGCGCCCACCACCGCCATCGCGCGCGTCGCCGTCCCTGCGTCCATGAGCGACGACGACGCCGAACTGCTCACCCTGGCACAGGAGTTGCTGGCCCGCGTCTGGCGCGACGGCCGGCACGAGGTCGCGTCCGCGGTACGCACGGCCGACGGCGCCGTGCACACCGGGGTCCACCTCGAAGGCTCCTGCCGGCGCAGCTCCATCTGCGCCGAGGGCGTCGCCCTGGGAGCGGCCCGCGGGGCATACCCCGGCGAACGGCCGCTGGAGGTCACCTCGGTCGTCTCCGTCCAGATCAAGCCCGCCGGACGGTTCCGGGTGATCGCGCCGTGCGGCGTGTGCCGGGAACTGATCAGCGACTACAGCCCGGACGCGACGGTCTGGATCACCACGGTCGAGGAGAACGAGGTCGTCCCGGTCAGGGCCCTCGACCTGCTGCCGGACAAGAGCCGGCGCGCATGGTGA
- a CDS encoding primary-amine oxidase, whose translation MSGAHIMHNPPGSVSTRVHARRERTHPLDPLSPAEIDAAVAVARADGRLGERTRFWGAVLDERFAREVVAGRQTAGEVRVGLVAMDHDLPGAWEIDVQLGAEPRCLEWRPVDIRRPGITSTEARAAAQACRANPLFREALARRGIHDVSLTVIDAESIGGFVPEKYKDRRITWGSVWHRVQEDDNAYVRPVQGVIPLIDMATMEVLEVEDHGVVPVSEEPGPLSAGGFGPDRAGLKPLEVVQPEGPSFTVDGHQVSWQGWEFRVGFTHREGLVLYDLGFLGRSVLKRAACNEMYVPYLDPSSTQFRKNFFDWGEYGAGPLTNSLALGCDCLGVIHYFDAAYLAGDGAAQEIDQAICMHEEDDGILWKHNDLRRGVSEVRRSRRLIISSFQTVANYDYGFYWSLYQDGRIELEIKLTGMLSASGIEEGEEVRHGRVVSRGVQTPTHQHYFGLRLDAAVDGPFNRLVEENAQAEDDPRHDPYGNAVRMVRTPLLSESQAARRTNPATSRHWRVESAQRQNRYGDPTAYRLLLPNTTRPFARPDSVMARRAPFVHQHLWATVSDPAEQYVGGQYPNQAEPGEDGVQVWQRKDRSLDGAELVLWPVVGSHHFPRPEQWPVMPVDRVRLVFEPDGFFDRNPAMDIPDPSADADRCCGT comes from the coding sequence ATGAGCGGAGCGCACATCATGCACAACCCGCCCGGAAGCGTCAGTACCCGTGTCCATGCCCGGCGTGAGCGCACCCATCCTCTCGACCCGCTGTCTCCCGCGGAGATCGACGCGGCCGTCGCCGTGGCGCGGGCCGACGGCCGGCTGGGGGAGCGGACCAGGTTCTGGGGCGCGGTACTGGACGAACGCTTCGCCCGTGAGGTGGTGGCAGGCCGGCAGACCGCGGGGGAGGTGCGGGTGGGGCTGGTGGCGATGGACCACGACCTGCCCGGCGCCTGGGAGATCGACGTGCAGCTCGGTGCCGAGCCGCGCTGCCTGGAGTGGCGGCCGGTGGACATACGGCGGCCGGGCATCACCTCGACGGAGGCGCGCGCGGCGGCCCAGGCATGCCGGGCGAACCCGCTGTTCCGCGAGGCACTGGCCCGGCGAGGCATCCACGACGTGTCGCTGACGGTCATCGACGCCGAGTCCATCGGCGGCTTCGTACCGGAGAAGTACAAGGACCGCAGGATCACCTGGGGCTCGGTCTGGCACCGGGTCCAGGAGGACGACAACGCCTATGTGCGCCCCGTACAGGGCGTCATCCCCCTCATCGACATGGCGACGATGGAGGTGCTGGAGGTCGAGGACCACGGCGTCGTCCCGGTCTCCGAGGAGCCGGGGCCGCTGTCGGCCGGCGGGTTCGGCCCGGACCGTGCGGGGCTCAAGCCGCTGGAGGTGGTGCAGCCCGAGGGGCCCAGCTTCACCGTCGACGGACACCAAGTCAGCTGGCAGGGCTGGGAGTTCCGGGTCGGCTTCACCCACCGTGAGGGCCTGGTCCTGTACGACCTCGGCTTCCTGGGGCGCTCGGTGCTCAAGCGGGCCGCCTGCAACGAGATGTACGTCCCCTACCTCGACCCGAGCTCCACGCAGTTCCGCAAGAACTTCTTCGACTGGGGCGAGTACGGCGCCGGCCCGCTGACCAACTCGCTCGCGCTCGGCTGCGACTGCCTGGGTGTCATCCACTACTTCGACGCGGCCTACCTCGCGGGCGACGGCGCCGCCCAGGAGATCGACCAGGCGATCTGCATGCACGAGGAGGACGACGGCATCCTCTGGAAGCACAACGACCTGCGCCGCGGGGTGAGCGAGGTGCGCCGCTCCCGGCGGCTGATCATCTCCAGCTTTCAGACGGTCGCCAACTACGACTACGGCTTCTACTGGTCGCTCTACCAGGACGGCAGGATCGAGCTGGAGATCAAGCTCACCGGCATGCTGTCGGCCTCCGGGATCGAGGAGGGCGAGGAGGTGCGGCACGGCCGGGTGGTTTCGCGGGGCGTCCAGACGCCCACGCACCAGCACTACTTCGGCCTGCGTCTGGACGCCGCGGTCGACGGCCCGTTCAACCGCCTGGTGGAGGAGAACGCCCAGGCGGAGGACGACCCGCGCCACGACCCGTACGGCAACGCGGTCCGCATGGTGCGCACGCCCCTGCTGTCGGAGTCGCAGGCCGCCCGCCGGACCAACCCGGCGACGTCCCGGCACTGGCGGGTGGAGAGCGCGCAGAGGCAGAACCGTTACGGGGACCCGACCGCGTACCGGCTGCTGCTGCCCAACACCACCCGGCCGTTCGCGCGGCCCGATTCGGTGATGGCCCGCCGGGCGCCCTTCGTCCACCAGCATCTGTGGGCGACGGTCTCCGACCCGGCCGAGCAGTACGTAGGAGGGCAGTACCCGAACCAGGCGGAGCCCGGTGAGGACGGCGTGCAAGTCTGGCAGCGCAAGGACCGCTCGCTGGACGGGGCCGAGCTGGTGCTGTGGCCGGTCGTGGGCAGCCACCACTTCCCCCGGCCCGAGCAGTGGCCGGTCATGCCGGTCGACCGGGTGCGACTGGTCTTCGAGCCCGACGGCTTCTTCGACCGCAACCCGGCCATGGACATCCCGGATCCGTCGGCCGACGCGGACCGCTGCTGCGGAACCTGA
- a CDS encoding ABC transporter permease: MSALPLPRLRRPQGPRSERVDALWAMFRRLLGIPVVLFALATLVFLAMRLLPGSPTASLAGGGTNLTAAEIAQNEARASEALGLDQPLLTQYGTYLDNLVHLRFGESFFGSNSVLSLLGDALPGTIELTLAAMTVAVLLGVVTGVVAALRKGTWIDTTTRTVATVSFSLPWFALGVIAIVVFGVWLRWLPVLGRLPSSLDYRPTTNFVLLDAILQDRFELVGPWIQHLILPATTLALSMAGYITRIVRASVLDVLGDDFVRTARMKGLTESAVIRRHVLRNSWLPIVTVLGLQFGSLLGGSVITETVFSYGGVGRLLVQGVLQRDYPVVQGAALAIALLFVLVNYAVDMLYMILDPRIRKG, translated from the coding sequence ATGAGCGCCCTCCCGCTGCCGCGCCTGCGGCGCCCGCAAGGCCCCCGGTCGGAACGGGTCGACGCCCTGTGGGCCATGTTCCGCAGGCTCCTCGGCATCCCGGTCGTCCTGTTCGCCCTGGCGACCCTGGTGTTCCTCGCGATGCGCCTGCTGCCCGGCTCGCCCACCGCCTCCCTGGCGGGCGGCGGAACGAACCTCACGGCCGCGGAGATAGCGCAGAACGAGGCCCGGGCCAGCGAGGCCCTCGGACTCGACCAGCCGCTGCTCACCCAGTACGGCACCTACCTCGACAACCTGGTGCATCTGCGCTTCGGTGAATCGTTCTTCGGGTCCAACAGTGTCCTGAGTCTGCTGGGCGACGCGCTTCCGGGCACCATCGAACTGACCCTGGCGGCGATGACCGTGGCCGTGCTCCTGGGCGTGGTCACCGGGGTGGTCGCCGCGCTGCGCAAGGGCACCTGGATCGACACCACGACCCGGACCGTGGCGACCGTCAGCTTCTCCCTGCCCTGGTTCGCGCTCGGAGTGATCGCCATCGTCGTCTTCGGCGTCTGGCTGCGCTGGCTGCCCGTGCTGGGACGGCTGCCGAGCTCGCTGGACTACCGCCCCACGACCAACTTCGTCCTCCTCGACGCCATCCTGCAGGACCGCTTCGAACTGGTCGGCCCCTGGATCCAGCACCTGATCCTGCCCGCCACCACCCTGGCGCTGTCCATGGCCGGCTACATCACCCGTATCGTGCGCGCCTCGGTCCTGGACGTCCTCGGCGACGACTTCGTCAGGACCGCCCGGATGAAGGGGCTCACGGAGTCCGCGGTGATCCGCCGCCATGTCCTGCGCAACTCCTGGCTGCCGATCGTGACGGTCCTCGGCCTGCAGTTCGGGTCCCTGCTGGGCGGCTCCGTCATCACCGAGACCGTCTTCTCCTACGGCGGCGTCGGCCGGCTGCTGGTGCAGGGCGTGCTCCAGCGCGACTACCCCGTCGTGCAAGGGGCAGCGCTCGCCATCGCCCTGCTGTTCGTCCTCGTCAACTACGCGGTGGACATGCTCTACATGATCCTCGATCCACGCATACGGAAAGGCTGA
- a CDS encoding ABC transporter permease: MSDQTGPDLGDRGSGVGHPGPGLGTTEALAAAPASGGAIRSAHRGRGGGGRGRVAKLRQLGIGTSWPARVSWVFLVAIVLVALVGPLLISADPVRQTSSAMLPFGSPGHLLGTDDLGRDELARLVHGARPLLFVAFASTALAAVVGTGVGLLAGYAGGVVEQVLMRAVDLALAFPSILLVILLVAAAGPGTTSLVVGVGVALAPGLARLARALAARETARDYIVAARLGGTRTPRVLVQEILPNIAGPMVAQVVMTLSVAAGFAAGLSYLGLGIQPPTPDWGYMVQAGQEFLYSAPRLVVLPAALTLLFVVACNFVGDDLRDALDPKGTA, encoded by the coding sequence GTGTCTGACCAGACGGGTCCCGATCTCGGCGACAGGGGTTCCGGCGTGGGTCACCCGGGTCCCGGCCTCGGCACGACCGAGGCGCTCGCCGCGGCCCCCGCTTCCGGTGGCGCGATCCGAAGTGCCCACCGGGGGCGGGGCGGTGGTGGCCGGGGACGGGTGGCGAAGCTGCGGCAGCTCGGCATCGGCACGTCCTGGCCCGCGAGAGTGTCCTGGGTGTTCCTGGTCGCGATCGTCCTCGTCGCCCTGGTCGGGCCCCTGCTGATCTCGGCCGACCCGGTCCGGCAGACCTCCTCGGCGATGCTGCCCTTCGGCTCGCCCGGCCATCTCCTCGGCACCGACGACCTGGGCCGGGACGAACTGGCCCGGCTGGTGCACGGGGCACGGCCGCTCCTGTTCGTGGCGTTCGCGTCGACCGCTCTGGCCGCCGTGGTCGGCACCGGCGTCGGCCTGCTCGCCGGCTACGCGGGCGGCGTCGTGGAACAGGTGCTGATGCGCGCCGTCGACCTGGCCCTGGCCTTCCCGTCCATCCTCCTGGTCATTCTGCTGGTCGCCGCGGCCGGACCGGGCACCACCAGCCTCGTCGTCGGGGTCGGCGTGGCCCTCGCCCCCGGTCTGGCGCGGCTGGCCCGGGCGCTCGCGGCCAGGGAGACGGCCCGGGACTACATCGTCGCCGCACGCCTGGGAGGCACCCGCACACCGCGCGTCCTGGTGCAGGAGATCCTGCCCAACATCGCCGGGCCGATGGTGGCCCAGGTCGTCATGACCCTGTCGGTCGCGGCCGGTTTCGCCGCCGGTCTGTCCTACCTCGGCCTCGGCATCCAGCCGCCCACCCCCGACTGGGGCTACATGGTCCAGGCCGGACAGGAGTTCCTCTACTCGGCGCCCCGCCTGGTGGTGCTGCCGGCGGCCCTGACCCTGTTGTTCGTCGTGGCCTGCAACTTCGTGGGCGACGACCTGCGGGACGCGCTCGATCCGAAGGGCACCGCATGA
- a CDS encoding alpha/beta hydrolase: MDIVLVHGAGGRPTTWSEVEPLLAARGHRTVAVTNPLTSLEEDVAHTTAVVEEFIEGTAGPLLLVGHSYGGAVITNVGRHPAVRGLVYVAAFGPDEGETVNGIVERYEPAEISAYMRRGPNGEWKSEASEEFWAEIGPDLSPAHRAVVEAEGRKAENLIFTQPTGKPAWGTLPSWYLVADDDRTLRPDAQRDMAARMGAVTEHVPGSHYTTLVHPQRVADLIHTAATAVSGTS, from the coding sequence ATGGACATCGTGCTGGTCCACGGAGCGGGCGGACGCCCCACCACCTGGTCGGAGGTCGAGCCCCTGCTCGCCGCCCGGGGTCACCGAACGGTCGCCGTCACCAACCCCCTGACCTCTCTCGAGGAGGACGTGGCCCACACCACCGCCGTCGTCGAGGAGTTCATCGAGGGGACGGCAGGACCGCTGCTCCTCGTCGGCCACTCCTACGGGGGCGCGGTCATCACGAACGTCGGCCGGCACCCCGCCGTCCGCGGCCTGGTCTACGTCGCGGCCTTCGGCCCCGACGAGGGCGAGACCGTCAACGGCATCGTCGAACGCTACGAGCCCGCGGAGATCTCCGCGTACATGCGGCGCGGCCCGAACGGGGAGTGGAAGTCGGAGGCGAGCGAGGAGTTCTGGGCCGAGATCGGTCCCGACCTGTCTCCCGCGCACCGGGCCGTCGTCGAGGCCGAGGGCCGCAAGGCGGAGAACCTCATCTTCACCCAGCCGACCGGAAAGCCGGCCTGGGGCACCCTGCCTTCCTGGTATCTGGTCGCCGACGACGACCGCACCCTGCGCCCGGACGCGCAGCGCGACATGGCCGCCCGTATGGGGGCCGTCACCGAGCACGTCCCCGGCAGCCACTACACCACGCTCGTGCACCCGCAACGGGTGGCCGACCTGATCCACACCGCGGCCACGGCCGTGAGCGGCACGTCGTGA
- a CDS encoding amidohydrolase family protein, which produces MIIDAYNTTQDVRGRSDYLTGVRKGQAPPPYTPFEPRRILDRMDAADVDMAMICSLAQRIENDFISSLVAAHPDRFFGFGQVLPQADDAIEEIDHMADAGLVGLKLHPSLHGYHVADHGLLDPLFEACARRGLMVLVNALDDSFCAPLAIEEIARDHPQVPTVIAHMGAVWNVPEAIIVAERQPHVYLETSATLMSDVKRAYARLGPEKILMGSEWPGSDFDLERMKIAKAIPDEKDRALVEGGNMARLLGITA; this is translated from the coding sequence GTGATCATCGACGCGTACAACACCACCCAGGACGTCCGGGGACGCTCGGACTACCTCACCGGCGTCCGCAAGGGTCAGGCGCCGCCGCCGTACACCCCGTTCGAACCCCGGCGCATCCTGGACCGGATGGACGCCGCCGACGTCGACATGGCCATGATCTGCTCGCTCGCCCAGCGCATCGAGAACGACTTCATCAGCTCCCTGGTCGCCGCCCACCCCGACCGCTTCTTCGGTTTCGGGCAGGTCCTCCCGCAGGCCGACGACGCCATCGAGGAGATCGACCACATGGCCGACGCCGGCCTGGTGGGCCTCAAGCTCCACCCGAGTCTGCACGGCTACCACGTCGCCGACCACGGCCTGCTGGACCCGCTGTTCGAAGCATGCGCGCGGCGCGGACTGATGGTCCTGGTCAACGCCCTGGACGACTCCTTCTGCGCCCCCCTGGCCATCGAGGAGATCGCCCGCGACCACCCTCAAGTCCCCACGGTCATCGCCCACATGGGAGCGGTGTGGAACGTTCCCGAAGCGATCATCGTCGCCGAGCGGCAGCCCCATGTGTACCTGGAGACCTCGGCGACGCTGATGAGCGACGTGAAGCGGGCCTACGCCCGACTGGGGCCGGAGAAGATCCTCATGGGCAGCGAGTGGCCCGGCTCCGACTTCGACCTGGAGCGCATGAAGATCGCGAAGGCGATACCGGACGAGAAGGACCGTGCGCTCGTCGAGGGCGGCAACATGGCCCGTCTGCTCGGGATCACCGCATGA